The following are from one region of the Sandaracinus amylolyticus genome:
- a CDS encoding deoxycytidylate deaminase, producing the protein MKDKHIRIRIEQCLALANASNCPRRKFGALLLDPERNVVLMDGYNGGPRGGGELCGGSECLRDTLQVKSGTRMEVGCHHAEMNVVCNAAASGVACRGAWLIVTGEPCLMCAKMIHHAGIARVLIVEGGYAGENGVDYLKAHGVEVQVAPGPKDPRLGTV; encoded by the coding sequence ATGAAGGACAAGCACATCCGCATCCGCATCGAGCAGTGCCTCGCGCTCGCGAACGCGAGCAACTGTCCGCGCCGCAAGTTCGGCGCGCTGCTGCTCGACCCCGAGCGCAACGTCGTCTTGATGGACGGCTACAACGGCGGCCCGCGAGGCGGGGGCGAGCTCTGCGGCGGCAGCGAGTGCCTGCGCGACACGCTCCAGGTGAAGTCGGGCACCCGCATGGAGGTCGGCTGCCATCACGCCGAGATGAACGTGGTGTGCAACGCCGCGGCGAGCGGCGTCGCGTGCCGCGGCGCGTGGCTGATCGTGACCGGCGAGCCCTGCCTGATGTGCGCGAAGATGATCCACCACGCGGGCATCGCGCGCGTGCTGATCGTCGAGGGCGGCTACGCGGGCGAGAACGGCGTCGACTACCTCAAGGCCCACGGCGTCGAGGTGCAGGTCGCCCCGGGCCCGAAGGATCCCCGCCTCGGCACGGTGTAG
- a CDS encoding response regulator: MSGGSRARSGRASDIDGLAPTAGGSAGRARRARRASGMRISEPRSVVVVEDDADLRAIYREMLERDGWEVRLFDRPGDALQSIHARLPHVVLTDVNLNGQSGRELARALRSDERTAGLAIVAASGSVIPTTPMLRMFDTFLRKPVDVTTLGAVLRDIVDRRFAD; this comes from the coding sequence ATGAGCGGTGGCTCGCGAGCACGGAGCGGAAGGGCGAGCGACATCGACGGCTTGGCGCCGACCGCGGGCGGGTCCGCAGGGCGCGCGCGGCGGGCACGTCGTGCGAGCGGGATGCGGATCAGCGAGCCGCGCTCGGTCGTCGTGGTGGAGGACGACGCGGATCTGCGCGCGATCTATCGCGAGATGCTGGAGCGCGACGGATGGGAGGTGCGGCTCTTCGATCGACCCGGCGATGCGCTGCAGTCGATCCACGCGCGGCTCCCACACGTCGTCCTCACCGACGTGAACCTGAACGGACAGAGCGGGCGTGAGCTCGCGCGCGCGCTGCGCAGCGACGAGCGCACCGCGGGGCTCGCGATCGTCGCCGCGAGCGGGAGCGTCATCCCGACGACGCCGATGCTGCGGATGTTCGACACGTTCCTGCGCAAGCCGGTGGACGTGACGACGCTGGGCGCGGTGCTGCGCGACATCGTCGACCGACGTTTCGCGGACTGA
- a CDS encoding macro domain-containing protein has translation MLPSTILLVDHHAPLVHAWQRAFEDVDGVHVAAGDFFAHDADAMVSPANSFGVMDGGIDRAIRDRLGFHVERALQARIVERHHGELHVGSAEIVETGHDRWPWLVAAPTMRVPESVAQTVNAYVAFRAILLAVRAHNEASPARPIRTLLCPGLGTGIGAMDPERCAVQMRMAHRQVLEPARIPSFDRIHAIHRALRTS, from the coding sequence ATGCTCCCGAGCACGATCCTGCTGGTCGATCACCACGCGCCGCTCGTGCACGCATGGCAGCGTGCGTTCGAGGACGTCGACGGAGTGCACGTCGCGGCCGGCGACTTCTTCGCGCACGACGCGGACGCGATGGTCAGCCCCGCCAACAGCTTCGGCGTCATGGACGGCGGCATCGATCGCGCGATCCGCGACCGGCTCGGGTTCCACGTGGAGCGCGCGCTCCAGGCGCGCATCGTCGAGCGACACCACGGAGAGCTCCACGTCGGCTCCGCCGAGATCGTGGAGACCGGCCACGATCGCTGGCCCTGGCTGGTCGCCGCGCCGACGATGCGTGTGCCCGAGAGCGTTGCCCAGACGGTGAACGCCTACGTCGCGTTCCGCGCGATCCTGCTCGCGGTGCGCGCCCACAACGAAGCGTCGCCCGCGCGACCGATCCGCACGCTGCTCTGCCCCGGTCTCGGCACCGGCATCGGCGCGATGGACCCCGAGCGCTGCGCGGTGCAGATGCGCATGGCGCATCGTCAGGTGCTCGAGCCGGCGCGCATTCCTTCGTTCGACCGCATCCACGCGATCCATCGCGCGCTTCGCACCAGCTGA
- a CDS encoding cytochrome c oxidase assembly factor Coa1 family protein — protein sequence MEPTTPAKTSGAKLLGMLGGIVPFALAIVGVSSAPSCMGFEDPTLRAIEACPAAIEALGTPVSRTWLGCSCGNAETSDAFGQASWTFPVAGTRDSGSVSVVAERRGGPWQLLSAQLEVGDRTIDVLQCVDLRARALAIPTATYDATVRSIVGTPPVREGASCRVAIAPSDGDYPCHVRIACGDVALYGSDSLGYASCHADAHGALVARDPNTTSSGGDPMLDLRLGEQLVIVSDQDASGTWLVELALAP from the coding sequence GTGGAGCCCACCACACCGGCGAAGACCTCGGGCGCGAAGCTGCTCGGCATGCTCGGCGGCATCGTGCCCTTCGCGCTCGCGATCGTCGGCGTGTCGAGCGCGCCCTCGTGCATGGGCTTCGAGGACCCGACGCTGCGCGCGATCGAGGCGTGCCCCGCGGCGATCGAGGCGCTCGGGACGCCGGTCTCGCGCACCTGGCTCGGCTGCTCGTGCGGCAACGCGGAGACCAGCGACGCGTTCGGTCAGGCGAGCTGGACGTTCCCGGTCGCCGGGACGCGCGACAGCGGATCGGTGAGCGTCGTCGCGGAGCGGCGCGGCGGGCCCTGGCAGCTCCTCTCGGCGCAGCTCGAGGTGGGCGATCGCACGATCGACGTCCTGCAGTGCGTCGACCTGCGCGCGCGCGCGCTCGCGATCCCGACCGCGACCTACGACGCGACGGTGCGCTCGATCGTCGGCACGCCGCCGGTGCGCGAGGGTGCGTCGTGCCGCGTCGCGATCGCGCCGAGCGATGGCGACTATCCGTGTCACGTGCGCATCGCGTGCGGCGACGTCGCGCTCTACGGCAGCGACTCGCTCGGCTATGCGAGCTGTCACGCCGACGCGCACGGCGCGCTGGTGGCGCGCGATCCCAACACGACGTCGAGCGGCGGCGATCCGATGCTCGACCTGCGGCTCGGCGAGCAGCTCGTGATCGTCAGCGATCAGGACGCGAGCGGCACCTGGCTCGTCGAGCTCGCGCTCGCACCGTGA
- the aceK gene encoding bifunctional isocitrate dehydrogenase kinase/phosphatase, protein MKLAEQIAAEILRGFDKHYRLFRDISAAAKDRFERADWAAAREAGRTRIHFYDQRVREAVELVSDRFPLATVEELVWPHVKQAYFQLLYEHRQPECAETFFNSVACRVLDRRYYRNEYIFWRPAISTEYLTGGEPDYRSFYDRGEGLRGALRDVVLSYDLRGQWQDLERDLERLERAVAEHFGGPWTSDVDFQIQVLSSLFFRNKAAYLCGRARNGYREYPFVVPILKDEQGAMFLDALLLSPQDIGRVFSLARAYCMVDMEVPAAFVQFVSSMLPRKPRSEIYTLVGLQKQGKTLFYRDMMLHLKHSTDRFTVAPGTKGMVMAVFTLPSFPYVFKVIRDWFPPPKDVDRAKVEDRYLLVKHHDRVGRMADSLEYSHVAFPLDRFEPELLAELKSVASSMIRIEGDQLIVKHLYIEKRLVPLDLFLQKSDEQRTRGAIREYGNAIKELASANIFAGDLLLKNFGITRFGRVVFYDYDEIGYLTDFKFRRIPKARDYDDEMSADPWFSVGPHDVFPEQFPTFLFADPKQRDIFMELHGDLMDPAFWIAAQDRCRRGEQADIFPYPEQLRFSRRFG, encoded by the coding sequence ATGAAGCTGGCCGAGCAGATCGCCGCGGAGATCCTCCGCGGCTTCGACAAGCACTACCGCCTCTTCCGCGACATCAGCGCCGCCGCGAAGGATCGCTTCGAGCGCGCCGACTGGGCCGCCGCGCGCGAGGCCGGGCGCACCCGCATCCACTTCTACGATCAGCGCGTGCGCGAGGCGGTGGAGCTCGTCTCCGATCGCTTCCCGCTCGCGACGGTCGAGGAGCTCGTGTGGCCGCACGTGAAGCAGGCCTACTTCCAGCTCCTCTACGAGCACCGCCAGCCCGAGTGCGCCGAGACCTTCTTCAACTCGGTCGCCTGTCGCGTGCTCGATCGCCGCTATTACCGCAACGAGTACATCTTCTGGCGCCCCGCGATCTCGACCGAGTACCTCACCGGCGGCGAGCCCGACTACCGCTCGTTCTACGATCGCGGCGAGGGCCTGCGCGGCGCGCTGCGCGACGTGGTGCTCTCGTACGATCTGCGCGGCCAGTGGCAGGACCTCGAGCGCGATCTCGAGCGCCTCGAGCGCGCGGTCGCCGAGCACTTCGGCGGACCGTGGACGAGCGACGTCGACTTCCAGATCCAGGTCCTCTCGTCGCTCTTCTTCCGCAACAAGGCGGCCTATCTCTGCGGTCGCGCGCGCAACGGCTACCGCGAGTACCCGTTCGTCGTGCCGATCCTGAAGGACGAGCAGGGCGCGATGTTCCTCGATGCGCTCCTGCTCTCGCCGCAGGACATCGGCCGCGTGTTCTCGCTCGCGCGCGCCTACTGCATGGTCGACATGGAGGTGCCCGCCGCGTTCGTGCAGTTCGTCTCGTCGATGCTGCCGCGCAAGCCGCGCTCCGAGATCTACACGCTCGTCGGGCTGCAGAAGCAGGGCAAGACGCTCTTCTATCGCGACATGATGCTGCACCTGAAGCACTCGACCGATCGCTTCACGGTCGCGCCGGGCACGAAGGGCATGGTCATGGCGGTCTTCACGCTCCCTTCGTTCCCCTACGTCTTCAAGGTGATCCGCGACTGGTTCCCGCCCCCGAAGGACGTCGATCGCGCGAAGGTCGAGGATCGCTACCTGCTCGTGAAGCACCACGATCGTGTGGGGCGCATGGCGGACTCGCTCGAGTACTCGCACGTCGCGTTCCCGCTCGATCGCTTCGAGCCCGAGCTGCTCGCGGAGCTGAAGAGCGTCGCGAGCTCGATGATCCGCATCGAGGGCGACCAGCTGATCGTGAAGCACCTCTACATCGAGAAGCGCCTCGTGCCGCTCGATCTCTTCCTGCAGAAGAGCGACGAGCAGCGCACGCGCGGCGCGATCCGCGAGTACGGCAACGCGATCAAGGAGCTCGCGAGCGCGAACATCTTCGCGGGCGATCTGCTGCTCAAGAACTTCGGCATCACGCGCTTCGGACGCGTCGTGTTCTACGACTACGACGAGATCGGCTATCTCACCGACTTCAAGTTCCGCCGCATCCCCAAGGCGCGCGACTACGACGACGAGATGAGCGCCGACCCGTGGTTCTCGGTGGGCCCCCACGACGTCTTCCCCGAGCAGTTCCCGACGTTCCTGTTCGCCGACCCGAAGCAGCGCGACATCTTCATGGAGCTGCACGGCGACCTCATGGATCCCGCGTTCTGGATCGCAGCGCAGGATCGCTGCCGTCGCGGCGAGCAGGCCGACATCTTCCCGTACCCCGAGCAGCTGCGGTTCTCGCGACGCTTCGGGTGA
- a CDS encoding MFS transporter, which yields MSTKEQEERVSLREVLARLARASRGFWLVNWVNFGDGIAYFGFLSLLTLFFQHDVGMDARGATIATSTFTGLVTLFMVLGAGALSDRLGARRALTVSMAIVLVGRVLLTLSPSLGAGTGAALTAAWIAILVMGFAEGAVQPALYAGVKQYTDERTASMGYAFLYSIMNLGIFLGEMISPFVRAWFAHHVEGVSVEDVPTAGITGSFWFFTAVTAVVLLVNVVFFTKKVEARDRVAEPATPAETGSLVDRVKRLPILDARFLFFIFALLPVRTLFAHQWLTIPDYVTRAFPAEVGARVEWIQGLNPIVIVVAVPVLTMVTRRMHVIDVMILGTLVSAAATFLLSAPPSLALLILYVVIFTLGEAIWSSRFLEHVADLAPPGRLGVYMGLAGLPWFLAKTVTGFYAGSMLDAFLPEGSPGSPGTMWTIHGAIAMLSPILLVLGRKWMMTRGDAR from the coding sequence ATGTCGACGAAGGAGCAGGAAGAGCGCGTCTCGCTGCGCGAAGTGCTGGCGCGCCTCGCCCGCGCGTCGCGCGGCTTCTGGCTCGTGAACTGGGTCAATTTCGGCGATGGAATCGCGTACTTCGGGTTCCTCTCGCTGCTGACGCTCTTCTTCCAGCACGACGTCGGCATGGACGCGCGCGGCGCGACGATCGCGACCAGCACGTTCACCGGGCTCGTCACCCTCTTCATGGTGCTCGGCGCGGGCGCGCTCTCGGATCGCCTCGGCGCGCGGCGCGCGCTCACGGTCTCGATGGCGATCGTGCTGGTGGGACGCGTGCTGCTGACGCTCTCGCCCTCGCTCGGCGCAGGCACCGGCGCGGCGCTCACCGCCGCGTGGATCGCGATCCTGGTGATGGGCTTCGCCGAGGGCGCGGTGCAGCCCGCGCTCTACGCGGGCGTGAAGCAGTACACCGACGAGCGCACGGCCTCGATGGGCTACGCGTTCCTCTACTCGATCATGAACCTCGGGATCTTCCTCGGGGAGATGATCTCGCCCTTCGTGCGCGCGTGGTTCGCGCACCACGTCGAGGGCGTGTCGGTCGAGGACGTGCCCACCGCCGGCATCACCGGCTCGTTCTGGTTCTTCACCGCGGTCACCGCGGTCGTGCTGCTCGTCAACGTCGTCTTCTTCACGAAGAAAGTCGAAGCGCGCGATCGCGTCGCCGAGCCCGCGACGCCCGCCGAGACGGGCTCGCTCGTCGATCGCGTGAAGCGCCTGCCGATCCTCGATGCGCGGTTCCTGTTCTTCATCTTCGCGCTGCTCCCGGTGCGCACCCTCTTCGCGCACCAGTGGCTCACGATCCCCGACTACGTCACCCGCGCGTTCCCCGCCGAGGTCGGCGCCCGCGTCGAGTGGATCCAGGGGCTCAACCCGATCGTGATCGTCGTCGCGGTGCCGGTGCTCACGATGGTCACGCGGCGCATGCACGTGATCGACGTGATGATCCTCGGCACGCTGGTGTCGGCGGCCGCGACGTTCCTGCTCTCCGCGCCGCCCTCGCTCGCGCTGCTGATCCTCTACGTCGTGATCTTCACGCTCGGCGAGGCGATCTGGTCCTCGCGCTTCCTCGAGCACGTCGCGGACCTCGCGCCGCCGGGACGGCTCGGCGTGTACATGGGGCTCGCCGGGCTGCCGTGGTTCCTCGCGAAGACGGTGACCGGCTTCTACGCGGGCTCGATGCTCGACGCGTTCCTGCCCGAGGGGAGCCCGGGCTCGCCGGGCACGATGTGGACGATCCACGGCGCGATCGCGATGCTCTCGCCGATCCTGCTGGTGCTCGGGCGCAAGTGGATGATGACGAGGGGTGACGCGCGATGA
- a CDS encoding YaeQ family protein, giving the protein MTLTATMRRFEIELADSDRGVYETLDLRVAQHPSETDRYLVARVIARCLEHDEGVDFTRGLAESDEPALWQRDLRGDLRAWIEVGSPSADRLHKASKTGARVAVYAWKNVPQLAREIAERGVHRADELALIALDGSYLDAIAATLDRVNRWSLSVSGGALYLTIGGKLLEGSVERVSIGSLERNDRAGRRARASGAGDPRAAFRDGGTRSGSAGRGEGVIHDPFRKLSPRNVGRRCRAAPRPASSRPPACAGTCRTSAASASSG; this is encoded by the coding sequence ATGACGCTCACGGCGACGATGCGAAGGTTCGAGATCGAGCTCGCGGACTCCGATCGCGGCGTGTACGAGACGCTCGATCTGCGCGTCGCGCAGCATCCCTCGGAGACCGACCGGTACCTCGTCGCGCGGGTGATCGCGCGATGCCTCGAGCACGACGAGGGCGTCGACTTCACGCGCGGCCTCGCGGAGAGCGACGAGCCCGCGCTCTGGCAGCGCGATCTGCGCGGCGATCTGCGGGCGTGGATCGAAGTGGGATCGCCCTCGGCGGATCGGCTGCACAAGGCGAGCAAGACCGGCGCGCGCGTGGCGGTGTACGCGTGGAAGAACGTGCCCCAGCTCGCGCGCGAGATCGCGGAGCGAGGCGTGCACCGCGCCGACGAGCTCGCGCTGATCGCGCTCGACGGCTCGTACCTCGATGCGATCGCGGCGACGCTCGATCGCGTGAACCGCTGGTCGCTCTCGGTGAGCGGCGGTGCGCTCTACCTGACGATCGGCGGGAAGCTGCTCGAGGGCAGCGTCGAGCGCGTGTCGATCGGCTCGCTCGAGCGGAACGATCGAGCCGGCCGCCGCGCGAGGGCAAGCGGGGCTGGGGACCCGCGCGCAGCGTTCAGGGATGGGGGGACCCGATCCGGCTCCGCCGGGCGGGGGGAAGGGGTCATCCATGACCCCTTCCGAAAGCTCAGTCCGCGAAACGTCGGTCGACGATGTCGCGCAGCACCGCGCCCAGCGTCGTCACGTCCACCGGCTTGCGCAGGAACGTGTCGAACATCCGCAGCATCGGCGTCGTCGGGATGA
- a CDS encoding beta-ketoacyl-ACP synthase III — translation MGHATTVTAGSRISGTGHYVPSHVMTNRDLEARVDTTDQWIVERTGIRERRIAAEGEATSDMAAEAARRALASAELDPRDIDMIIVATVTPDMPLPSTAVFVQTKIGARNDCPAFDIAAACAGFCYALSIADKFVRAGAAKHVMVVGVELLSRVVDWSDRSTCVLFGDGAGAVVVSESRGDGRGGILSTAIHADGSYASALRIPGGGSVEPASARSLELKRHFVDMNGREIFKVAVKNLSSASAAALTAAGVSADDLDWVVPHQANLRILEGVAERTGVPLTRFYLNLAKYGNTSSASIPIALDEAVREGAIKAGQSVLFCALGGGVAWGSAVIRW, via the coding sequence ATGGGGCACGCGACGACTGTAACGGCGGGTTCTCGGATCTCGGGAACGGGTCACTACGTGCCCTCGCACGTCATGACGAACCGCGATCTCGAGGCGCGCGTCGACACCACGGATCAGTGGATCGTCGAGCGCACCGGGATCCGCGAGCGGCGCATCGCCGCGGAGGGCGAGGCCACCAGCGACATGGCGGCCGAGGCGGCCCGTCGCGCGCTCGCGTCGGCGGAGCTCGACCCGCGCGACATCGACATGATCATCGTCGCGACCGTCACGCCCGACATGCCGCTGCCTTCGACCGCGGTGTTCGTGCAGACGAAGATCGGCGCCCGCAACGACTGCCCGGCGTTCGACATCGCCGCAGCGTGCGCGGGCTTCTGCTACGCGCTCTCGATCGCCGACAAGTTCGTGCGCGCCGGCGCGGCGAAGCACGTGATGGTGGTCGGCGTCGAGCTGCTCTCGCGCGTGGTCGACTGGAGCGATCGCAGCACCTGCGTGCTCTTCGGCGACGGCGCGGGCGCGGTGGTGGTGAGCGAGTCGCGCGGCGACGGGCGCGGCGGCATCCTCAGCACCGCGATCCACGCCGACGGGAGCTACGCGTCGGCGCTGCGCATCCCGGGCGGCGGCAGCGTGGAGCCCGCGAGCGCGCGCTCCCTCGAGCTCAAGCGGCACTTCGTCGACATGAACGGTCGCGAGATCTTCAAGGTCGCGGTGAAGAACCTCTCGTCGGCGAGCGCGGCCGCGCTCACGGCGGCGGGGGTCTCGGCCGACGATCTCGACTGGGTCGTGCCGCACCAGGCGAACCTGCGGATCCTCGAGGGCGTGGCGGAGCGCACCGGGGTGCCGCTCACGCGCTTCTACCTGAACCTCGCGAAGTACGGGAACACGTCGAGCGCGTCGATCCCGATCGCGCTCGACGAGGCGGTGCGCGAGGGCGCGATCAAGGCCGGGCAGAGCGTGCTCTTCTGCGCGCTCGGCGGCGGCGTCGCGTGGGGCAGCGCGGTCATCCGCTGGTGA
- a CDS encoding PAS domain S-box protein yields MSAAESRLRSAEAATLLERSRDALVEEWTRRVRTGPAVTGPARDLPQPHLVDHMPRLVADLVGALRASEVTNVPAEAIGRTVWHGAHAEAHAVQRFREGYALDEVVRELSVFRSTIVDFLHAQSRGVEVDVIQLVHTAIDEAMAVAARSFEQEARSALAESEAAYRRIVTSVADHAIIMLDASGRIRTWNIGAERITGYRADESVGQSVEVFYPPEARAEGRPRQLLDRATREGAAKDAGWRVRKDGSRFFAEVTLTALYDTEGVVCGFSKVTRDVTERWRHEQELRKSRELLQGLIDHSPALVAVKDLDGRYLLTNTRFAALLAPSGQPLIGRDDLEIVGGELGKRLREHDLEVVKADRAIDREEIAPDGTTFLVSRFPVRDAEQHTFATAAIATDITQRKRIERALAAREQRLRDLFALAPIGIAELDPATGAMTHCNPRLCSITGFGEDELRGRALAELAGMQARTACGAAIDEVLHGQRPSVEHETRFVRKDGTEVCVRAVLAAFRAEGEERAIAIALVEDIESRKALERAREQAAEQRERFVGIVSHDLRNPLGAILSATYLLERKGALSGADATLLARIHRSADSMRALIHDLLDYERARAGVAVPITTQPVELCALLDEVVAETRQAHPRSPIEVADCAPLRGLWDPARVQQAITNLLVNAIQHGDPHQPVRLAAVAQEGHAVLTVWNAGAPIPSAIRDTLFEPFKRAQRAGAGVGLGLFIVREIAIAHGGTVDVESSVERGTTFRLVLPLA; encoded by the coding sequence GTGTCCGCCGCCGAGAGTCGGCTCCGAAGCGCCGAGGCCGCGACGCTCCTCGAGCGCTCGCGCGACGCGCTCGTCGAGGAGTGGACGCGGCGTGTGCGCACGGGCCCCGCGGTGACCGGCCCCGCACGTGACCTACCGCAGCCGCACCTCGTCGATCACATGCCGCGGCTCGTGGCGGACCTGGTCGGAGCGCTCCGGGCGAGCGAGGTCACGAACGTTCCGGCCGAGGCCATCGGCCGCACGGTGTGGCACGGCGCGCACGCCGAGGCCCACGCGGTCCAGCGCTTTCGCGAGGGCTACGCGCTCGACGAAGTGGTGCGCGAGCTGTCGGTGTTCCGCTCGACGATCGTCGACTTCCTGCACGCGCAGTCACGCGGCGTCGAGGTCGACGTCATCCAGCTCGTGCACACCGCGATCGACGAAGCGATGGCGGTCGCGGCGCGCTCGTTCGAGCAGGAAGCGCGCTCCGCGCTCGCCGAGAGCGAAGCGGCGTACCGGCGCATCGTCACCAGCGTCGCGGACCACGCGATCATCATGCTCGACGCGAGCGGGCGCATCCGCACGTGGAACATCGGCGCCGAGCGCATCACGGGCTACCGCGCCGACGAGAGCGTCGGGCAGAGCGTCGAGGTGTTCTACCCGCCCGAGGCGCGCGCCGAGGGACGACCGCGGCAGCTGCTCGACCGCGCGACCCGCGAAGGCGCGGCGAAGGACGCGGGCTGGCGGGTGCGCAAGGACGGCTCGCGCTTCTTCGCCGAGGTCACGCTCACCGCGCTCTACGACACCGAGGGCGTGGTGTGCGGGTTCTCGAAGGTCACGCGCGACGTGACCGAGCGCTGGCGCCACGAGCAGGAGCTGCGCAAGAGCCGCGAGCTGCTCCAGGGGCTGATCGATCACTCGCCCGCGCTCGTCGCGGTCAAGGATCTCGATGGTCGCTACCTGCTCACGAACACGCGCTTCGCGGCGCTGCTCGCGCCCAGCGGCCAGCCGCTCATCGGGCGCGACGACCTGGAGATCGTCGGCGGCGAGCTCGGGAAGCGACTCCGGGAGCACGACCTCGAGGTGGTGAAGGCCGATCGCGCGATCGACCGCGAGGAGATCGCGCCCGACGGAACGACGTTCCTGGTCTCGCGTTTTCCGGTCCGGGATGCGGAGCAGCACACCTTCGCGACCGCGGCGATCGCGACCGACATCACGCAGCGCAAGCGCATCGAGCGTGCGCTCGCAGCCCGCGAGCAGCGGCTCCGCGACCTCTTCGCGCTCGCGCCGATCGGCATCGCCGAGCTCGATCCCGCGACCGGCGCGATGACCCACTGCAACCCGCGGCTCTGCTCGATCACCGGGTTCGGCGAGGACGAGCTGCGCGGGCGCGCGCTCGCCGAGCTCGCGGGCATGCAGGCGCGCACCGCGTGTGGCGCGGCGATCGACGAGGTGCTCCACGGCCAGCGTCCGAGCGTCGAGCACGAGACGCGCTTCGTGAGGAAGGACGGCACGGAGGTGTGCGTGCGCGCGGTGCTCGCCGCGTTCCGCGCCGAGGGCGAGGAGCGCGCGATCGCGATCGCGCTCGTGGAGGACATCGAGTCGCGCAAGGCGCTCGAGCGGGCGCGCGAGCAGGCCGCGGAGCAGCGCGAGCGCTTCGTCGGCATCGTGAGCCACGACCTGCGCAATCCGCTCGGCGCGATCCTCTCCGCGACCTACCTGCTCGAGCGAAAGGGCGCGCTGAGCGGCGCCGACGCGACGCTCCTCGCGCGCATCCACCGCAGCGCGGACTCGATGCGCGCGCTGATCCACGACCTGCTCGACTACGAGCGCGCGCGCGCCGGGGTCGCGGTGCCGATCACGACCCAGCCGGTCGAGCTCTGCGCGCTGCTCGACGAGGTCGTGGCCGAGACCCGTCAGGCCCATCCGCGCTCGCCGATCGAGGTCGCGGACTGCGCGCCGCTGCGCGGCCTGTGGGACCCGGCGCGCGTGCAGCAGGCGATCACGAACCTCCTCGTGAACGCGATCCAGCACGGCGATCCCCACCAGCCGGTGCGACTCGCAGCCGTCGCGCAGGAGGGTCACGCGGTGCTCACGGTGTGGAACGCGGGGGCCCCGATCCCGAGCGCGATCCGCGACACGCTCTTCGAGCCGTTCAAGCGCGCCCAGCGCGCGGGCGCGGGCGTGGGGCTCGGCCTCTTCATCGTGCGCGAGATCGCGATCGCCCACGGCGGCACGGTCGACGTCGAGTCGAGCGTGGAGCGCGGGACGACGTTCCGCCTCGTCTTGCCGCTCGCGTGA